The following nucleotide sequence is from Zea mays cultivar B73 chromosome 1, Zm-B73-REFERENCE-NAM-5.0, whole genome shotgun sequence.
taaCTAAAAccgttgcaaaagacttgtttgtatgccaaatttatgttgatgatattatatttgggtctactaacaaatcaacttgtgaagagtttagtaggatcatgatacagaaattcgagatgtctatgatgggggagttgaagtatttccttggatttgaaatcaagcaactccaagagggcaccttcatcagccaaacaaagtacattcaagacatacttaagaagtttggaatgaatgatggcaaacccatcaagacacccatgggaacaaatgggcatctcgacctcaacacgggaggtaaatccgtagatcaaaaggtataccgatcgatgataggatctttactctatttatgtgcatcttgaccagatattatgctttctgtatgcatgtgtgcaaggttccaggcagatCCTaatgaagttcaccttagggtcgtgaaaagaatcatgagatatttagtttacactcctaagtttgggctttggttccccaagggatctacttttgacttaataggatattccgatgccgattgggcagggtgtaagattgatagaaagagcacatcagggacttatcagtttccggggagatccctagtgtcatgggcttcaaagaaacaaaactcagtagctctttccaccgccgaagccgagtacattgccacaggccattgttgtgcgcaattactttggatgaggcaaaccctcagggactatggctacaaattgagcaaagtccctctcctatgtgataattagagtgcaatccgcatggcggataatcccgttgaacacagccgcacaaagcacatagacattcggtatcactttctgagagatcaccaacaaaagggggatatcgaaatagcttatgtaaacaccaagaatcaattagccaatatctttaccaagccactagatgagaaaacctttagcaaacttagaaatgagctaaatatacttgattctcataactttgattgaaacattgcatacatagctcatttacatacctttgatcatgtctctttcatttgatgcaaatgcatatttcttattattcttgtgccaaggctaggactaatgtgttttcaagtatatttctatactaagtcgtagattgaaagggaaatagagtattcgacaaagacaaggcttccactcaactctaacggtatcatttgtCGTTACTCCACaaactctcaatggtatgacccttcactcatatttatattaccatttgggagaaagaTGTGAATGGCTCTCATAGTCTCCGttcttggcgattaatgccaaagggggagagaatattaatcccaaagcaaaaggaccgcaccaccaccatttcaaaaaaaattGAAATGTAATTTTAATTGGTATTTATTTCAATTGATGAATTCTCAAATTAGTTTTtgatatcaattggtatctatgtttcatgaaagtaaaattttaaattgatatctcaaaaccctcttgaaagctaagaggagaatttcattcagggagagttttatttagtcaaaggaaaagcatttgaaacaggggagaaatttcaaatcttataaATGCTACTTGCAATAtcatttctatacctttgactatttgcaaaaaaactttgaaaatattttccaaaagaatttgcaaaaataaaacaagtggtgcaaaagtggtccaaaatgttaaataaaagaaaaagcaatccattcatatctagtgagattttcaattggtttaactccaggtaatctatgcacattctaaatgcaaactagttacatttctgcactttattatttgctttggtttgtgttggcattaatcacaaaaaatggggagattgaaagggaaatagggttaaccttttcctataattaattttggtggttgatcgtcaacacaaacacatggactaactagtttgtctagaattcatatattacaggtgcataaggttcagcataaaccaataaaagaatcaagttagggacacaatttgaAACAGAgtaaagaacttgagtgtgctgaaagttggcacaccagactgtccggtgtgccatcggacagtgtccggtgcactaggaccgTACAAGTGTCAACCAGCCACTTTCGGGAAAatgcaggcgcactccgctataattcaccggactgtccggtgagccagtggaaCAACGGctatccgcgccaacggtcgactctgacagagggaacagtgcagcacagtatagcgcaaaagtcagagcaacgaagttagaggggcaccggactgtccggtgtggcaccggaccggtgtggcaccggactatccggtgccgcaagaggacaaagcctccaacggtcgaccagctccgaaccctaacggttgggtgacgtgacggcgcaccggacagtgcacagtacctgtccggtggcgcactggactgtccggtgcacccatcgccagtagcctccccaacgactatggaagtggttgggggctataaatatcccccaaccacctcattcatatccatcTAAGCATTCCAaatatctcattcaatacaagagcaaaagactccactccaagacacataaaatagattgaatcctctcttAGTCTCCAAATTCAACTCAactccattagggacttgagagaggatgttcttgtgttcttttgttaatCTTGTTGCTTgtcttggcctttttcttttcttactcttattctcaagtgctttgtaagtgaggcaagagacaccaagtgtgtggtggtccttgcggggtcttagtgacccgtgagattaaggaagaaggctcactcggtctaagtgaccgtttgagagagggaaagggttgaaatagacccggtctttgtgaccttctcaacggggactaggttctttggaaccgaacctcggtaaaacaaatcaccgtgttcattcgccttgattcttgttgatttgttttcccctctctttccgacttgaatttaattccaacgctaaccccggcttctaGTGTGTGTTTAAGGTTATATTACTTTTTGTCTTAGCCAAAAGGCCTAGAAACGTATGGATTGAAAAGGAGTTTGCCCCCCCTTTTTACTGCTAGTTCGATCGCTCGTCCACCTTTTACCTATCGGGGTATTACCATATATGAGCGTTATAGCCTGCATGCAACTTTCTGTCATGTTGAACTTAGGTGGTTTCTCATGGCCCATCTATAGGATAACAACCCACTAATATGACCTTTGGTGGTTCACGGCCTATATACGGGGTAACTGTTCACTGATAGGTGTCGAGAATAGGCGTACGTGCTTGACGTGTGACGTAGGATGACCGTTAAAACTGGTACTTTATAGTAGTAGGGATAGAGATTTAAGAAGACATGCCTTAATCCATATTTTGTCGTTAACTATTCATTGGTGCATGTCACAACCAACATACCCCTTAAAAGATGGCATTGCTGAGAACATATCCAGTGCACACGAGCCTTTGGTACATTTAGAATGCACGTGAACTAACAAAGTTCATAAACAAACTGAAAAATCCATACATATTTTTTCCATCCTACTCCAATTATATACAAAATTCCAAGTTCGAATTCATTATATTTTAGCTGTAATAAAAAAGTTAAATTTCTGACAAGTTTTAATTAGAAATCGACTAAAATGTTCTCTTTTTTATTATAGCTAAAGTATACGAATTTGAAATTATGTATATAATTGGAGTAGTAGGATGAAAAGAATATGTATAGGTTTTTTCGGAATTTGTTTTTGAACTTTgttagttcatatgcattttatgTGCACCAAAAACTCATGTGCACCGGATATATTCCCTAATATTAAAACTTAAAAGTTTAAAACCTTCCATACATTTTGTAATACTCTTGAATGTTGAATCAGTAAACACGCCGCGCCATATGCATGCAATGCATGAGAAAATACTACCCTATACATGCTTGGATGTGCACATTAATTATTTCGGTGACATGCATCCAATTTAATCAACACTGGCGCGCTAGCTAGAGACAAAACGAACCAACGATCCATCACCTAACGCGCTATTTTGCAGCTTCAGTGACCAGCATATATAACAGCCCATGCGATGGAAACAAAGCATGAATCGTAAATAAATGGCCTAGCTAGCTAGTTTGTCACGCGATGCAGTAGATGATGGACGCTCTGCTGGAGTCAAACCTCCAGATGAAGCGATAGTCACCGGATCCGCCGGCCAGGTGCTCGACGGCGCACGGCACGGTGAGGGAGGCGATGGCGCTGCCGCCACCGTGCTCCCACGTGATCCTTGCGGTGCATGGGAAGGCGTCTGATGATGACCCGGCATTCTTCGGCAGGCGTGGCGCCGGGCCGAACGTCCGCACGTCCAGCGCCACGATGCCGTTGATCCTCCTCGACGCGCCGGCGCCCGGCAGCGCGTCGAGCCACGGGCACACGGGCTGTCCCACCATAGCCTTGTACGCGTCGTTCACCAGGTGGACACGGTTGCGGGGGCCCGACACGACGGCCGGGAGCGCGCCCGGGAGCTCCAGTTCGGCCTCCACCTCCCTCGCCGTCTTGTTGGACGCAGACGCCGCCGTCTCCGGGCCGCTACCGACGACGGCGATGTTGCTGGAGTCGATGCAGATGGTGGTCCACAGAGGGCGAGCGGGGCGAGGCCTGATGACCTTGGGCACCTGCAGCTTCGAGATCAGGTCGCGCTCCACGGGGAACACCCGCCTCGTCGTCGCCGCGTCCGATGACGATGGCGCCGCCGCCGCAGCCGGCCACGGCAAGGCAGccgctggagacgaccccgccaCGAGCGAGAGCCTCCGGAGCCGCTCCTCACAG
It contains:
- the LOC100384611 gene encoding uncharacterized protein LOC100384611, with protein sequence MERRLRPIAPKPMPPLMPTGAAATSVLWRARKRGRDEDRLLLSPPLSKRETEREAAGASSYPNPQPPASAAPVAATRRGRRYVPMPEGLLTGCEERLRRLSLVAGSSPAAALPWPAAAAAPSSSDAATTRRVFPVERDLISKLQVPKVIRPRPARPLWTTICIDSSNIAVVGSGPETAASASNKTAREVEAELELPGALPAVVSGPRNRVHLVNDAYKAMVGQPVCPWLDALPGAGASRRINGIVALDVRTFGPAPRLPKNAGSSSDAFPCTARITWEHGGGSAIASLTVPCAVEHLAGGSGDYRFIWRFDSSRASIIYCIA